The proteins below come from a single Danio aesculapii chromosome 23, fDanAes4.1, whole genome shotgun sequence genomic window:
- the tcf21 gene encoding transcription factor 21: MSTGSISDVDEFHESELLDGLLKFGSGKDPGTSNESTEDSSNCEGASVTECTGKRRKSANMRKSAPNGVAQEGKQVQRNAANARERARMRVLSKAFSRLKTTLPWVPPDTKLSKLDTLRLASSYIAHLRQILANDKYENGYIHPVNLTWPFMVAGKPENELKEMLNSTRLCGTTAS; the protein is encoded by the exons ATGTCCACCGGCTCCATCAGCGATGTGGATGAATTTCACGAATCTGAGCTGCTGGATGGTCTTCTAAAATTCGGTTCCGGTAAAGACCCGGGGACATCAAACGAGAGCACGGAGGACAGCTCCAACTGCGAAGGCGCGTCGGTGACAGAATGTACAGGAAAGAGGCGCAAATCAGCCAATATGCGCAAATCAGCGCCCAATGGTGTGGCACAAGAGGGCAAGCAGGTCCAGAGGAACGCAGCTAACGCGCGCGAGAGGGCGAGGATGCGCGTGCTCAGCAAAGCCTTCTCCCGGTTGAAGACGACGTTACCGTGGGTCCCGCCGGACACCAAACTCTCCAAACTGGACACACTGCGGCTGGCCTCCAGCTACATCGCGCACCTGCGACAGATACTCGCCAATGACAAATACGAGAATGGCTACATACATCCCGTTAACCTG acGTGGCCGTTTATGGTGGCTGGCAAACCAGAAAATGAACTCAAAGAAATGCTGAATTCTACACGTTTATGCGGGACTACAGCTTCCTGA